TAGTGTGAAGAACTCAACCAAACTACTTAAGAAGCATATTGGCATGCCAACTGGCAAGATATGAAGAAAATGGGGGAGGTAGAACGCAATCAACTAATCTGATGCACACTGACTGACAGACATACCAAACaaaatacaaagaaaaaaaTGCACTACACTGTGAGTGTTGAAGAAGATGAAACGCAACTGAATTGAAGTCAGCAGTGTGGCAGTTTTAAAATAAGTATTAGTTTCAAATGAATATGAGTAGTGTATTAGCATAAAAATAGCATATACTGGAGAACAACAAATTTTCCAAGGGTTCAGTTTCGTGTCTACTATTCCAAAGAGCCCCCACAACTGATGAGACCAGCGTGCAAAGCAATCAGAGAACTTTGAAGACCATTTATGAATCTAATTCAACAGATGAATTTCAGATTAAAATATTTCGTCATTTTGCTTTGCTCTTTGGCCAGTTTCCCTCAACTAAAAATATCATAAGGATTCACAAGTCAcaaccagaaaaaaaaaatgcatcttGCAGGCTACTAGACAACATTCAAGCATTAGCATATGCATAGAAAATCATACATCTTATTTAAAAAAGATGGAGCCTGATTGAATTTGCAGGCTACTAGCCTGATTTCACTTTTTGTTATCCATGTCATGTCCAAATAGAATTCAATGCAATCCAAAAATGGACAAGGCATTAAATGCTTCAAATGCAAGCAAGGATCCTACCTATCACTGCCACAAATTCAATCGAGGATCACAATTTAACACGCATCTGGAAATAGCTAAAAATTGCATCTAATTAGGAACACTTAACAACAgtgtaaatatatatacaatttgaTGCCCTTTGCAACTTAGTTTCCAAGCAGATCAAGAATTTTGACAAGGTTTAACTAGTCACCATATTTCGGTGAGAAGCCcacattttttcaaaatatacatagCTGTATTTCGGTGAGAAGcccacatttaaaaaaatacatatatgttattccaaatttttgaaaataaaaatggataCCATAAAATACATCAAACCGAGCAATGAGTCTATCAGAAAACAATTCGGAGATACGACGAATTAAGAGGCAGATCAATCAGAGAACTTTGAAGACCATTATTAGATTTACAAATTCCACATTGGAATTCAGATAACTGATTCTCATCATTTTGATCTGCCCTTCAACAACCAATAATTCCACTGAAGCTTCGTTTTACGGATCTCTTTTGGCAAAACAAAGTTGAATTAACATTCAAATAAGAACCCAACCCTATATTTTCCCAAAAGATCGAGTCTTTAGCACCGTATATACCTTTATCTCCAATTTTCTTCGCAACTAATAACTCATAATTGCGCAGGGCTAATTGGTGCAAAAAAAGTTTAACAAATGGAACAGTAACACAAAATATTTCGCGAGGAATCTATACGATCACgaagaaaaataaatcattacaattaatttgaaaaaatgatgaatCTTGAGGTTCTTCTAGGGTTTCTTTTGGAGGCACGTGATCCTTTATACTACTACGGGTGGGTACGAGCGAGGTTCAGATTCAGCGGCGAGCCCTAAAAAGCGTTTTGGGCCTCGCGATCCAGGAAAACACGTTTCTTATAGAGACGCTTATTCGGGCTGAAGCTTTCTTGGCCCAACTCTAATTATGTGTTACGTGCAAAGGCCTCttctataatttaataataatagtatctttaattattaaaattatcttttaaGGCCCAAAAAGGCAAAAAACATTGGTAAATTTGAGTCCATTTGTCTTGTGATGGTAACATTTAGGGCTGAGTTAACAAGTTTGTAGGTCAGTAGTTTTTCGATAAATATATTCAATTCACATATGGCATAATTTGGTACAATCTACACGATGAACAAAGAATCTGATCGTGAACATGATTCAGAAGATTGGAGAGGTAGTTGATTTCAGTAGATTGTATGTAGGAATTTACAAGAAGACCAACTTCGTCAATCCCGTAATGGTTTGGTGTCCAGCGTTCTTAAACGCATATAGAAATTAGATCTAAATACCTTATGAATCATATAAATCATACGACGTCCATTGGATTTTTGATTatcaaaacacaaaaattttaaactttcgttGCATATTTGATACGAGAAAACAGTACATcaacataaatataaaagataATCAATCATACAATAGGTAGCCAAATCAAAAAAGTGATTAACCATTTATATTCATTTTGGGATAATTTGGCAGATCCTTCCATCTCGATTTTCTTATCGAATAAGCTAAAACACGAGCTTCCATCTCAAGTTTCTTACCGAATAAGCTAAACAATGACAGTCCTTTTCCAACATTTAATCACTTTATTTTATAGCTGtaaaaaacaaataatcaaATAGATGCTATAAGATATATAAATTGtcataaataattgtttatccaaacaattttattaaataaaaaaattcattgatgatttttttaaaaaaatttattattattatttgtgtcAATATCAAGGAAATTTAAAATGCTTGTAATATTGCTGAGTAGCTCATTTCATCACAATCAATTTTATTTctcctaaattaaaaaaaaaagtgaatttATTACATTATAATTTATTGAGAAAAACTTATACTATTTTCGTGTTTACTTATTTGtgccattattattttttttaagaataaaaagTCCTACATCATTATTATTTGGAAGAATAAAAACCATAAATCCAACTAATTAATTGAAGAATTTATATGGAAAGCCATAAATGTGACATCGGCCCCATATTTCTTTCAATGTTTCCCACATAATAATTGCTCCTTAATTATGAGtcgatttttgtaatttaattttatacaatctctaatattttttaaaaagttgtacaaataatttatttaataaaaaaaacaaataactcaacCACCTAATTCCTTCGATAAGTCCACATCTTATGAACCAAAATTACGGTAATTACCTAATTGAAGTCGGCCTATAAATTGGGAGGtttcatttaattagtaatagagtgatgctacatgtacatccatatttgtacatcaatttgtacaatacaaaaaattcaatttgtcaaaatttcactatatatggaatacaaaatctcgcgatataatggTTGTAAATATCGCTGTAACGATATATTGGTTGTACCTTTAACATTAGTGAGTGATGCTACACGTACATCCAATATAGGATAAATTTATTACAATTGGACATTTCTATTTCCCTCAGCAAGTTGGAACATttcactctttctttttttatttataaatggtTAATAATTCCCAATCATGGGAGAACCCCAAATCGAATCATggactatttttaaaaatgaaccagagggaatatattaatttttaatcatatggaaattaatatttttaaaatttatgaataatcacaaaatataaatatatatatataattaattaatttatttatgaatcaACCACCTGAAAGAAACAAGCTAGCTCTATTTCCAAGGGCAAAGGGAAGAGATAATAATATTGTAAAGCTAATGTTAAATATGAAAAAGAGAGAGGGTGTCAGAgtgatattatttattatctctaaaatttaaatacttatTATTATCCAAAGTAAACCAACAAAAGTAAAGTTAATCACAATAGGTTAAAACATGAAAGATGACACTGTTTTACAACATGTACAGCAATAATACCTTCTACTAGTAGGGGTAATAGGATAGTCAAGGCTAttaacaatataaaaaaatttgttgaaaatAACTAATGTCTTTAATTAACATGGGTAAATtgctaaaataataaagaatgatattaaatataaacaatagattatacataaaaaaaaataaatttatgagaTGATATCAGTAGCAAATTTTGTGAGAAAGATCTCTATTTTAGTcactcataaaaaattattaatttttatatcaaaaatattattagttATTATTGTAAAAGACTGCATTACAAATGATATGCTATTAACTATAAATTTGAGAAGTGaatagttaatatttttttaattataagcggggaaaaaaataaatgtgNCGCCCTTGCTCCCCGTTGCTTCTAACTCTCATATCTTGCTCAGAACTTGGTTTGTTGGACGTACTCGTAAAtccaatttcaaattttcaagggACTTCGGGAAAAAgttatattatttgtattttcagaatgaaatctgaaaattttaaaaagttttaaacaaaattttgttgtccttcattttttatatttttttcacgaGATAAATTTTCGACTCAGTGCAACAATATGTAAATCATGAGTGAACCGTACTAAATGagccaaaaacttgatcgaaaaaatattacttagaAAAATCAAACTCGTGATCGTTCGACGTTATAATCTAAACATAGTTTTTTGGCATGAGAAAAGAACATAGCTGTTATGCTTGCACAATCGAACCAAGTCAACTTGGACATTCATTCGAATTTCGAATCAGTCCAATCTTAATACTCTCATTACAAGATTTGATCTTTCTTTCaagacaaaaacaaaatatgtgATGTAcacaattttttataaaaaaattaagaattaaaatatttaaattcacTTTCTGTTCACCCGAAAGATAATTCAATTTCTTTTTGAAATGGGGGTGGTTACTGGTTAATCATCAAGAACTCTCTTTTTAATGCAAAGGCGTGGGTAATGGGTATAAATGCAGCATCTTTCTTtttagacaaaaacttatgtgagacggtctcacgggtcgtatttgtgagacggatctcttatttaggtcatccatgaaaaagtattactttttatgttataaatattactttttattgtaaatatgggtaggattgacccgaTCTCGCGTGAGATTCACTCCTCTTTTTAAGCTTTccttttcatattctttaaaTACTCATTTTCCTCTTTCATCTTCATTTACTCGCTACGATTCTTGATCTTGTTCCCCCGCCCCCTCCACTCTTTCTCGctctttatttattgttttgttGAATGAATGCTCGTTGTCACTCTGTATTATTACATAACAGCCTGAGCCTAAAACAGTGGTACGGTCAAAAAATTCAACAGAAAGAAAAGGTCTTTCTTTCTTGGTGGAAAAGAAGGGTCTTCAAATAATTATAGAAGTGTTAAAAAGGACGAAATGCAATCTTAAAATGGTATCTTGCATCTTATTTTTTTACCCTTTCCCACTTTTAGTTCTGTGCTTCATGGTACTCGCTTACTGGGTTGCCTTTTTCTGAATGAATGACTGAGTGTGGTGCTGGTACTTATGATGTTGAAACCAATGCGTCCGCTGCTTCAATTGACCGGTTTCTGAACACTTTCTTGATCTCTTTATTGAACTGAGTTGTTTTTCCCGGCATTGATGGTATTAAATtgcttaaaatttttgaaaggtCGCTTTAATTTCCGTGAAAAGCTCTGGAAATAGTTGAAGCAGTTGTGTATTGTGGTGGCGTCTTGATAAATGTGTTTGTCTCCTTATGGTGTTTTTCAGCTATTCACGAGTCACAAAATCGTGAAGGCGGCATTAATTTTTCCCTCTTTTTGGATGTTTTCTAAAGACTACTTTTGAGTGTTGAATTGAACACTTGAAACATATTCAGGAAGAATAATCGAGAAACGCTTTCTGAATCTTTTACTCTCTGTTTATCTTTATATTCCTTTGTAATTTCTTTAACCATTTTGATTCAAATTAAAGCTGCTCATTCTAATCCAGGAAgctgattattattattgatttttctgGGAACTTTCTTCTTAGTGTGATTGCCTATTTTTCGCTTTTTGCCAGGTAGTATTTTGAGTCAGTGGGTCTAAGAAGAGGTGTAATTGGTACTATCTCGgagtattttgaatttttgtgcgGATGAAATGGATTCGGTTACCAACATTGAGTCGGACGAGACTGAAAATCCTGGAAACTATCTTGCATGTAATTTATCCTCAAACTGGCAACTAAACGGAAACATTCTAACAAATACATCTGTTGAAATAATTCCAATGAACAACTCCATGGTAGAGTCTTCTGCTTGCTCCGCTGCCCCAATGATTGATTCTTTTTGTCCACGGAATTGGAATCAGCAAGCAGATAGTGGAACTTTGAGTAATCTTGATTCCGTAAGAGCTAATCTTGGTTGGaacacaaatcaaatccttAGAAGGGGTGTCTGTCTACCTGCAGTTCCGGGGATGATTCATCAGAGTTTGCCTCACTTTCCAGCTGATTCAGCTTTTATCGAACGAGCAGTGAGGTGTTCGAGCTTCAATGGAGGGAATTTTGGCGAAATGATAAATTCCTTCACCATTCTCGATCCTCTGAATCCGTATTCTCATACTTTTGCTTCAATGCAAGGGCCGCATGAGAATTTTCGAGGTAATGGATATGAAATGAACATGGCTGAAGCTTCTAAAGAGGCTTCATTTCCTATCGAGCATGGCACAGAAGAGAACCCACTCCAGAAtgagaaaatttgtggaaattATCTTCGGTCTCAAGATGAAGTGAAAAATGCAGTTGATGCATCACATAATGAGTCTGATGTGTCTGAATTTAATAACGGTGATCCGCTAGAGAAGTTTGAAGGTGCAGCCGTGGAGTCTTCTGGTCAGGGGCTTGGCTCCAAGAAAAGGAAGAGAATTGCTCAGGTAGAATTAACATGTTTATTCTGCCAGTTATTGGATAGACATACATAGCTTTCATTATGTTAGTACTTCCACACAGATTAAATTCATTCCGTTCTtaatttgttgatttaatttgtATTTGTGTTCCAGAATGAAAAAAAGGAAGCCCCACACCCATGTATTGAAACAGAAAAGGAGCATGCTAAAAGTAAACCAAAGGGCGATCAATACCCAGCTTCGAGCAGTAAACCTGCTGGCAAATATGGTAAGCAGGGATCCCAAGGATCAGATATGCCGAAGGAAGAATATATACATGTTAGAGCAAGAAGAGGTCAGGCCACAAACAGCCACAGTCTTGCTGAAAGGGTAATGGCTTTACAAAGTTCATCTGTTGTACTGTGTTACAAATGAACTGAGTTGAGGGAAATGCTACAAATAGTTTTGTATTAAGTTGGAGATCAAAGTTTTTTGCCACCTTAAATCTTGGTTAGAAGTTTGAAAACTGAAATTTTTATGGTATTGACTTTTGAGTTTGATTTTGAGCTCAATTCATTTGGTTCAAATATAACTACGAATCTTTATTCAGTAGTCGTTCAAATTATGGGGCTCGAGTTCCGCAAGTTCGAGTTTGACCCAAgttcaataatttcaacttcAAATGAAATACCTCTAGTTGTAATGAATGGCGTTTGTCTGAGAACTATGCTGATTTAGTGAGCGAAATATCATTTGGTTTTGACATTAGATATACTGTTTTCTGATGTAGGTGAGGAGGGAAAAGATCAGTGAAAGGATGAAGTACCTTCAGGATCTCGTTCCTGGTTGCAGCAAGGTTAGTAGTGTTGATTAAGTCTTATTGCCATTTTGATATTATGTGTATTCAATACCTATATGTCTTCCCTGGTAGGTTACAGGAAAAGCTGTTATGCTGGACGAGATCATCAATTATGTGCAATCGCTGCAGCGACAGGTTGAGGTATGTGATGATTATTCTCAAATTCTTCTTGTTACGTAATTATTGTATAATTCCATTCATGAGTTTCTAAAAATGCTGTTGCATTATCGTGGAGAGTTTCAATGATAGAGCTTTAGCAAAATGACACTCTTAAACACATTTTTTTGACTATCAAGAAAATGTAAGCGAACTTTTCCCTAAAAAACGATTTGGTTCTCATTGTGGAATCAGTATGTATGTGAAATTTATGAGATTCTGGTTCAATATTCACTGAAAATGCTAAGATTAATGACTGTAGTTACCTCATTCAACCCGAAAACTCGAGTTCGTGGAGACGGCCTGACAATAATTGTAAAATTTAGTGCGCATCCCCATGCTTGTAAAGCCACAGATCATGAAAGATATGTCCAGAATTAATGACAGATGTACACATGTATCATGACCAGTTTATCAACAATGGCCTGGAAATAAGCACTTAATACCAACTTAGTGGAATGTAATAGTGATCACACCTCGGGATTATATACTCGTCATCTCCTGGCACCAATACCATTTCAGTTACCACTTATCAAGAAGTTCAGGAGGTGGTTCACCAATAGTACTATACTTTTTTTTGAGAACTGATAGTTCGACAATTTTGACAGTAAATTCTtgttgcatatgaatttgaaagtttaaagaTCATTAATGGTAGCGTGTTCATGTTTCTTTTCAGTTCCTGTCCATGAAGCTTGCAACAGTTAATCCACGTCTCAACTTCAACATTGAAGCATTCCTAGCTAAAGATGTAAGCACATGCCTCTCGTATCCCACCCCACTTTGCAACTGAACTTCTAATTTCCTTTGAATCTAATACAAGTAATAATCAATAACAGATCCTTCAACCTAGACTGCAATCTTCATTGGCTTGTCCTCCAGATATGAACGTGGCTTATCCTCCTCTACATCCATCACAACCCGCACTAATTCAATCGGGCATTCCTGGTTTAGGAAACTCTTCAGATGCCTTTCGAAGAGTAATTAATCTCCGATCGACTGCCATTGGTGAAGAATTCAAAGAACCTTCATCACAAGTAAAGCTCTAATTGATTATTATCTCAAGTAGTGTAATACAGGCGGAAGGATTAACATATTGCCTTCCAAAATAAGCTTTTTTTGAGGGCATATAGAAGggatttattttttgatattcTGGTGTCATCATCGGCAGGTTCCCAATGCCTGGGTAGATGAGCTTCACAACGTTGTTCAAATGGGCTTCACCTCAAGTCCAACTAAGGATGAACAAGATTTAAGTGGTATTTTGCGTATCCTCAAATCTGGCTTCATTTATAGATTAAGATGTTAATCTCACTTCAGTTTTCTTTGTTGCACCATCAGATTCTCCACCACTCGTGCAAGTGAAAGCTGAAACCTGATTGATTTTTCAGTATTTCGGTTGCGTGCCTCCATT
This window of the Primulina huaijiensis isolate GDHJ02 unplaced genomic scaffold, ASM1229523v2 scaffold20025, whole genome shotgun sequence genome carries:
- the LOC140966126 gene encoding transcription factor bHLH49-like, whose protein sequence is MDSVTNIESDETENPGNYLACNLSSNWQLNGNILTNTSVEIIPMNNSMVESSACSAAPMIDSFCPRNWNQQADSGTLSNLDSVRANLGWNTNQILRRGVCLPAVPGMIHQSLPHFPADSAFIERAVRCSSFNGGNFGEMINSFTILDPLNPYSHTFASMQGPHENFRGNGYEMNMAEASKEASFPIEHGTEENPLQNEKICGNYLRSQDEVKNAVDASHNESDVSEFNNGDPLEKFEGAAVESSGQGLGSKKRKRIAQNEKKEAPHPCIETEKEHAKSKPKGDQYPASSSKPAGKYGKQGSQGSDMPKEEYIHVRARRGQATNSHSLAERVRREKISERMKYLQDLVPGCSKVTGKAVMLDEIINYVQSLQRQVEFLSMKLATVNPRLNFNIEAFLAKDILQPRLQSSLACPPDMNVAYPPLHPSQPALIQSGIPGLGNSSDAFRRVINLRSTAIGEEFKEPSSQVPNAWVDELHNVVQMGFTSSPTKDEQDLSDSPPLVQVKAET